The proteins below come from a single Conger conger chromosome 10, fConCon1.1, whole genome shotgun sequence genomic window:
- the LOC133138663 gene encoding basement membrane-specific heparan sulfate proteoglycan core protein-like → MELNTVSFLLSLPNTESSRSEGSSYTISPAALAHSGEYRCRAARGRNPFHSDYSDPLTLDISGIPQTQLTVKSGWTEVFPDETVTLRCIIQGSSAEWIYEWYKDGQELPFDEADSSSVNGDTYTIISADQSHNGLYTCRGKLQRAGVYSLISISATLNVQAQPQAVVALDNGWLGIYITEGSLTMRCELQGTSANWNYIRYRDGAQISLNHTGERHTVGFWNGSYDGEYKCQGNRTDRAYYSLISAGFMTTNIQVQIKNQHDGDEFYSRLNGCYISADHGLPTAVYEEIPLTTETGQNTNFTPVLDKLPWH, encoded by the exons ATGGAGCTGAACACAGTGTCCTTTCTGCTTT CTCTGCCCAACACTGAAAGCAGCAGGTCTGAAGGGTCCAGTTACAccatcagccctgctgctctggcccACAGTGGAGAGTACCGGTGTAGAGCTGCAAGAGGAAGAAACCCTTTTCACTCAGACTACAGTGATCCTCTGACTTTAGACATATCTG GTATACCTCAAACACAGCTGACAGTGAagtctggatggacagaggtcTTCCCTGATGAAACAGTGACTCTGAGGTGTATAATTCAGGGCAGCTCTGCAGAGTGGATATATGAATGGTACAAAGATGGACAGGAACTTCCTTTCGACGAAGCTGACtccagcagtgtaaatggagACACATATACAATCATCTCAGCTGATCAGTCCCATAATGGACTCTACACCTGCAGAGGAAAGCTTCAGAGAGCTGGTGTATACTCACTGATTAGCATCTCTGCTACATTGAATGTACAAG CTCAGCCTCAGGCAGTAGTGGCCCTGGATAATGGATGGCTGGGGATCTACATCACTGAAGGCAGTCTAACAATGAGGTGTGAGCTTCAGGGAACCTCAGCCAACTGGAACTACATAAGGTACAGAGACGGAGCACAGATCTCACTAAACCACACTGGGGAGAGGCACACAGTGGGATTTTGGAATGGCTCCTATGATGGTGAATACAAATGTCAAGGAAACAGGACGGACAGAGCGTACTACTCTCTCATCAGTGCAGGCTTCATGACAACTAATATTC AAGTTCAAATAAAAAACCAGCATGATGGGGATGAGTTTTACTCCAGGTTAAATGGATGTTACATAAGTGCAG ATCATGGATTACCAACTGCTGTGTATGAGGAAATACCCCTTACTACAGAAACTGGTCAAAATACAAATTTCACACCTGTGCTTGACAAATTACCTTGGCACTAA